The following are from one region of the Stigmatopora argus isolate UIUO_Sarg chromosome 9, RoL_Sarg_1.0, whole genome shotgun sequence genome:
- the LOC144082027 gene encoding uncharacterized protein LOC144082027 isoform X9, with translation MDLWTLFSPVEVWTLFSLVEFWTLFSPAEFWGRTAGTDGRDGRQGRTAGTGRTAGTARTAGTARTAGTARTAGTARTAGTDGRTARTAGTDGRHGRTALTDGRHGRTEGSRWTAKMDGKDGRQGRTAGTDGGIKTFGHERTAKMDGKDGRQGQTEGSRLEPFFPPWTFGHERTPKMDGKDGRQGRTDGRDGRQGRTAGTDARDGRQGQTEGSRDRQRDQAITFPPPCGLLGVDGRHGLMDDRDRDNCACFTGTCKLGVLRPCRWC, from the exons atggatttatggacacttttctccccagtggaggttTGGAcgcttttctccctagtggagttttggacacttttctcccctgcTGAGTTttggggacggacggcagggacggacggcagggacggacggcagggacggacggcagggacgggacggacggcagggacggcacggacggcagggacggcacggacggcagggacggcacggacggcagggacggcacggacggcaggcacggacggacggacggcacggacggcaggcacggacggacggcacggacggacggcactgacggacggacggcacggacggacagagggatcaag atggacggcaaagatggacggcaaggacggacggcagggacggacggcagggacagacggagggatcaag acttttgggcatgaacggacggcaaagatggacggcaaggacggacggcagggacagacggagggatcaag acttgaacctttttttcccccgtggacttttgggcatgaacggacgccaaagatggacggcaaggacggacggcagggacggacggacggcagggacggacggcagggacggacggcagggacggacgccagggacggacggcagggacagacggagggatcaag ggacagacagagggatcaag CTATAACTTTTCCCCCCCCCTGCGGACTTTTGGGcgtggacggacggcacggactgaTGGACGACAGGGACAGAGACAACTGCG CGTGCTTCACGGGTACGTGTAAACTAGGAGTCTTGAGGCCCTGTCGTTGGTGTTAg
- the LOC144082027 gene encoding uncharacterized protein LOC144082027 isoform X10 has translation MDLWTLFSPVEVWTLFSLVEFWTLFSPAEFWGRTAGTDGRDGRQGRTAGTGRTAGTARTAGTARTAGTARTAGTARTAGTDGRTARTAGTDGRHGRTALTDGRHGRTEGSRLEPFFPPWIFGHERTAKMDGKDGRQGRTAGTDGRDRRRDQDLNLFFPRGLLGMNGRQRWTARTDGRDRRRDQDLNLFFPRGLLGMNGRQRWTARTDGRDGRTAGTDGRDGRQGRTPGTDGRDRRRDQGTDGRDRQRDQGTETTARASRVRVN, from the exons atggatttatggacacttttctccccagtggaggttTGGAcgcttttctccctagtggagttttggacacttttctcccctgcTGAGTTttggggacggacggcagggacggacggcagggacggacggcagggacggacggcagggacgggacggacggcagggacggcacggacggcagggacggcacggacggcagggacggcacggacggcagggacggcacggacggcaggcacggacggacggacggcacggacggcaggcacggacggacggcacggacggacggcactgacggacggacggcacggacggacagagggatcaag acttgaacctttttttcccccgtggatttttgggcatgaacggacggcaaagatggacggcaaagatggacggcaaggacggacggcagggacggacggcagggacagacggagggatcaag acttgaacctttttttcccccgtggacttttgggcatgaacggacggcaaagatggacggcaaggacggacggcagggacagacggagggatcaag acttgaacctttttttcccccgtggacttttgggcatgaacggacgccaaagatggacggcaaggacggacggcagggacggacggacggcagggacggacggcagggacggacggcagggacggacgccagggacggacggcagggacagacggagggatcaag ggacggacggcagggacagacagagggatcaag GGACAGAGACAACTGCG CGTGCTTCACGGGTACGTGTAAACTAG
- the LOC144082027 gene encoding uncharacterized protein LOC144082027 isoform X15, whose product MDLWTLFSPVEVWTLFSLVEFWTLFSPAEFWGRTAGTDGRDGRQGRTAGTGRTAGTARTAGTARTAGTARTAGTARTAGTDGRTARTAGTDGRHGRTALTDGRHGRTEGSRLEPFFPPWIFGHERTAKMDGKDGRQGRTAGTDGRDRRRDQDLNLFFPRGLLGMNGRQRWTARTDGRDRRRDQDGRQGRTAGTDGRQGRTAGTDGRDGRQGRTAGTDGGIKTFGHGRTAGTDGRDRQRDQGTETTARASRVRVN is encoded by the exons atggatttatggacacttttctccccagtggaggttTGGAcgcttttctccctagtggagttttggacacttttctcccctgcTGAGTTttggggacggacggcagggacggacggcagggacggacggcagggacggacggcagggacgggacggacggcagggacggcacggacggcagggacggcacggacggcagggacggcacggacggcagggacggcacggacggcaggcacggacggacggacggcacggacggcaggcacggacggacggcacggacggacggcactgacggacggacggcacggacggacagagggatcaag acttgaacctttttttcccccgtggatttttgggcatgaacggacggcaaagatggacggcaaagatggacggcaaggacggacggcagggacggacggcagggacagacggagggatcaag acttgaacctttttttcccccgtggacttttgggcatgaacggacggcaaagatggacggcaaggacggacggcagggacagacggagggatcaag atggacggcaaggacggacggcagggacggacggacggcagggacggacggcagggacggacggcagggacggacgccagggacggacggcagggacagacggagggatcaag acttttgggcatggacggacggcagggacggacggcagggacagacagagggatcaag GGACAGAGACAACTGCG CGTGCTTCACGGGTACGTGTAAACTAG
- the LOC144082027 gene encoding uncharacterized protein LOC144082027 isoform X13 codes for MDLWTLFSPVEVWTLFSLVEFWTLFSPAEFWGRTAGTDGRDGRQGRTAGTGRTAGTARTAGTARTAGTARTAGTARTAGTDGRTARTAGTDGRHGRTALTDGRHGRTEGSRWTAKMDGKDGRQGRTAGTDGGIKTFGHERTAKMDGKDGRQGQTEGSRLEPFFPPWTFGHERTPKMDGKDGRQGRTDGRDGRQGRTAGTDARDGRQGQTEGSRLLGMDGRQGRTAGTDRGIKTFGRGRTARTDGRQGQRQLRVLHGYV; via the exons atggatttatggacacttttctccccagtggaggttTGGAcgcttttctccctagtggagttttggacacttttctcccctgcTGAGTTttggggacggacggcagggacggacggcagggacggacggcagggacggacggcagggacgggacggacggcagggacggcacggacggcagggacggcacggacggcagggacggcacggacggcagggacggcacggacggcaggcacggacggacggacggcacggacggcaggcacggacggacggcacggacggacggcactgacggacggacggcacggacggacagagggatcaag atggacggcaaagatggacggcaaggacggacggcagggacggacggcagggacagacggagggatcaag acttttgggcatgaacggacggcaaagatggacggcaaggacggacggcagggacagacggagggatcaag acttgaacctttttttcccccgtggacttttgggcatgaacggacgccaaagatggacggcaaggacggacggcagggacggacggacggcagggacggacggcagggacggacggcagggacggacgccagggacggacggcagggacagacggagggatcaag acttttgggcatggacggacggcagggacggacggcagggacagacagagggatcaag ACTTTTGGGcgtggacggacggcacggactgaTGGACGACAGGGACAGAGACAACTGCG CGTGCTTCACGGGTACGTGTAA
- the LOC144082027 gene encoding uncharacterized protein LOC144082027 isoform X14 — MDLWTLFSPVEVWTLFSLVEFWTLFSPAEFWGRTAGTDGRDGRQGRTAGTGRTAGTARTAGTARTAGTARTAGTARTAGTDGRTARTAGTDGRHGRTALTDGRHGRTEGSRLEPFFPPWIFGHERTAKMDGKDGRQGRTAGTDGRDRRRDQDLNLFFPRGLLGMNGRQRWTARTDGRDRRRDQDLNLFFPRGLLGMNGRQRWTARTDGRDGRTAGTDGRDGRQGRTPGTDGRDRRRDQGTDRGIKGQRQLRVLHGYV, encoded by the exons atggatttatggacacttttctccccagtggaggttTGGAcgcttttctccctagtggagttttggacacttttctcccctgcTGAGTTttggggacggacggcagggacggacggcagggacggacggcagggacggacggcagggacgggacggacggcagggacggcacggacggcagggacggcacggacggcagggacggcacggacggcagggacggcacggacggcaggcacggacggacggacggcacggacggcaggcacggacggacggcacggacggacggcactgacggacggacggcacggacggacagagggatcaag acttgaacctttttttcccccgtggatttttgggcatgaacggacggcaaagatggacggcaaagatggacggcaaggacggacggcagggacggacggcagggacagacggagggatcaag acttgaacctttttttcccccgtggacttttgggcatgaacggacggcaaagatggacggcaaggacggacggcagggacagacggagggatcaag acttgaacctttttttcccccgtggacttttgggcatgaacggacgccaaagatggacggcaaggacggacggcagggacggacggacggcagggacggacggcagggacggacggcagggacggacgccagggacggacggcagggacagacggagggatcaag ggacagacagagggatcaag GGACAGAGACAACTGCG CGTGCTTCACGGGTACGTGTAA
- the LOC144082027 gene encoding uncharacterized protein LOC144082027 isoform X2, with translation MDLWTLFSPVEVWTLFSLVEFWTLFSPAEFWGRTAGTDGRDGRQGRTAGTGRTAGTARTAGTARTAGTARTAGTARTAGTDGRTARTAGTDGRHGRTALTDGRHGRTEGSRLEPFFPPWIFGHERTAKMDGKDGRQGRTAGTDGRDRRRDQDLNLFFPRGLLGMNGRQRWTARTDGRDRRRDQDLNLFFPRGLLGMNGRQRWTARTDGRDGRTAGTDGRDGRQGRTPGTDGRDRRRDQDFWAWTDGRDGRQGQTEGSSYNFSPPLRTFGRGRTARTDGRQGQRQLRVLHGYV, from the exons atggatttatggacacttttctccccagtggaggttTGGAcgcttttctccctagtggagttttggacacttttctcccctgcTGAGTTttggggacggacggcagggacggacggcagggacggacggcagggacggacggcagggacgggacggacggcagggacggcacggacggcagggacggcacggacggcagggacggcacggacggcagggacggcacggacggcaggcacggacggacggacggcacggacggcaggcacggacggacggcacggacggacggcactgacggacggacggcacggacggacagagggatcaag acttgaacctttttttcccccgtggatttttgggcatgaacggacggcaaagatggacggcaaagatggacggcaaggacggacggcagggacggacggcagggacagacggagggatcaag acttgaacctttttttcccccgtggacttttgggcatgaacggacggcaaagatggacggcaaggacggacggcagggacagacggagggatcaag acttgaacctttttttcccccgtggacttttgggcatgaacggacgccaaagatggacggcaaggacggacggcagggacggacggacggcagggacggacggcagggacggacggcagggacggacgccagggacggacggcagggacagacggagggatcaag acttttgggcatggacggacggcagggacggacggcagggacagacagagggatcaag CTATAACTTTTCCCCCCCCCTGCGGACTTTTGGGcgtggacggacggcacggactgaTGGACGACAGGGACAGAGACAACTGCG CGTGCTTCACGGGTACGTGTAA
- the LOC144082027 gene encoding uncharacterized protein LOC144082027 isoform X22 has protein sequence MDLWTLFSPVEVWTLFSLVEFWTLFSPAEFWGRTAGTDGRDGRQGRTAGTGRTAGTARTAGTARTAGTARTAGTARTAGTDGRTARTAGTDGRHGRTALTDGRHGRTEGSRWTAKMDGKDGRQGRTAGTDGGIKTFGHERTAKMDGKDGRQGQTEGSRLEPFFPPWTFGHERTPKMDGKDGRQGRTDGRDGRQGRTAGTDARDGRQGQTEGSRLLGMDGRQGRTAGTDRGIKGQRQLRVLHGYV, from the exons atggatttatggacacttttctccccagtggaggttTGGAcgcttttctccctagtggagttttggacacttttctcccctgcTGAGTTttggggacggacggcagggacggacggcagggacggacggcagggacggacggcagggacgggacggacggcagggacggcacggacggcagggacggcacggacggcagggacggcacggacggcagggacggcacggacggcaggcacggacggacggacggcacggacggcaggcacggacggacggcacggacggacggcactgacggacggacggcacggacggacagagggatcaag atggacggcaaagatggacggcaaggacggacggcagggacggacggcagggacagacggagggatcaag acttttgggcatgaacggacggcaaagatggacggcaaggacggacggcagggacagacggagggatcaag acttgaacctttttttcccccgtggacttttgggcatgaacggacgccaaagatggacggcaaggacggacggcagggacggacggacggcagggacggacggcagggacggacggcagggacggacgccagggacggacggcagggacagacggagggatcaag acttttgggcatggacggacggcagggacggacggcagggacagacagagggatcaag GGACAGAGACAACTGCG CGTGCTTCACGGGTACGTGTAA
- the LOC144082027 gene encoding uncharacterized protein LOC144082027 isoform X23 yields MDLWTLFSPVEVWTLFSLVEFWTLFSPAEFWGRTAGTDGRDGRQGRTAGTGRTAGTARTAGTARTAGTARTAGTARTAGTDGRTARTAGTDGRHGRTALTDGRHGRTEGSRLEPFFPPWIFGHERTAKMDGKDGRQGRTAGTDGRDRRRDQDLNLFFPRGLLGMNGRQRWTARTDGRDRRRDQDGRQGRTAGTDGRQGRTAGTDGRDGRQGRTAGTDGGIKGRTAGTDRGIKGQRQLRVLHGYV; encoded by the exons atggatttatggacacttttctccccagtggaggttTGGAcgcttttctccctagtggagttttggacacttttctcccctgcTGAGTTttggggacggacggcagggacggacggcagggacggacggcagggacggacggcagggacgggacggacggcagggacggcacggacggcagggacggcacggacggcagggacggcacggacggcagggacggcacggacggcaggcacggacggacggacggcacggacggcaggcacggacggacggcacggacggacggcactgacggacggacggcacggacggacagagggatcaag acttgaacctttttttcccccgtggatttttgggcatgaacggacggcaaagatggacggcaaagatggacggcaaggacggacggcagggacggacggcagggacagacggagggatcaag acttgaacctttttttcccccgtggacttttgggcatgaacggacggcaaagatggacggcaaggacggacggcagggacagacggagggatcaag atggacggcaaggacggacggcagggacggacggacggcagggacggacggcagggacggacggcagggacggacgccagggacggacggcagggacagacggagggatcaag ggacggacggcagggacagacagagggatcaag GGACAGAGACAACTGCG CGTGCTTCACGGGTACGTGTAA
- the LOC144082027 gene encoding uncharacterized protein LOC144082027 isoform X20: protein MDLWTLFSPVEVWTLFSLVEFWTLFSPAEFWGRTAGTDGRDGRQGRTAGTGRTAGTARTAGTARTAGTARTAGTARTAGTDGRTARTAGTDGRHGRTALTDGRHGRTEGSRWTAKMDGKDGRQGRTAGTDGGIKTFGHERTAKMDGKDGRQGQTEGSRLEPFFPPWTFGHERTPKMDGKDGRQGRTDGRDGRQGRTAGTDARDGRQGQTEGSRDGRQGQTEGSRRGRTARTDGRQGQRQLRVLHGYV, encoded by the exons atggatttatggacacttttctccccagtggaggttTGGAcgcttttctccctagtggagttttggacacttttctcccctgcTGAGTTttggggacggacggcagggacggacggcagggacggacggcagggacggacggcagggacgggacggacggcagggacggcacggacggcagggacggcacggacggcagggacggcacggacggcagggacggcacggacggcaggcacggacggacggacggcacggacggcaggcacggacggacggcacggacggacggcactgacggacggacggcacggacggacagagggatcaag atggacggcaaagatggacggcaaggacggacggcagggacggacggcagggacagacggagggatcaag acttttgggcatgaacggacggcaaagatggacggcaaggacggacggcagggacagacggagggatcaag acttgaacctttttttcccccgtggacttttgggcatgaacggacgccaaagatggacggcaaggacggacggcagggacggacggacggcagggacggacggcagggacggacggcagggacggacgccagggacggacggcagggacagacggagggatcaag ggacggacggcagggacagacagagggatcaagg cgtggacggacggcacggactgaTGGACGACAGGGACAGAGACAACTGCG CGTGCTTCACGGGTACGTGTAA
- the LOC144082027 gene encoding uncharacterized protein LOC144082027 isoform X28 produces MDLWTLFSPVEVWTLFSLVEFWTLFSPAEFWGRTAGTDGRDGRQGRTAGTGRTAGTARTAGTARTAGTARTAGTARTAGTDGRTARTAGTDGRHGRTALTDGRHGRTEGSRWTAKMDGKDGRQGRTAGTDGGIKTFGHERTAKMDGKDGRQGQTEGSRLEPFFPPWTFGHERTPKMDGKDGRQGRTDGRDGRQGRTAGTDARDGRQGQTEGSRLLGMDGRQGRTAGTDRGIKAWTDGTD; encoded by the exons atggatttatggacacttttctccccagtggaggttTGGAcgcttttctccctagtggagttttggacacttttctcccctgcTGAGTTttggggacggacggcagggacggacggcagggacggacggcagggacggacggcagggacgggacggacggcagggacggcacggacggcagggacggcacggacggcagggacggcacggacggcagggacggcacggacggcaggcacggacggacggacggcacggacggcaggcacggacggacggcacggacggacggcactgacggacggacggcacggacggacagagggatcaag atggacggcaaagatggacggcaaggacggacggcagggacggacggcagggacagacggagggatcaag acttttgggcatgaacggacggcaaagatggacggcaaggacggacggcagggacagacggagggatcaag acttgaacctttttttcccccgtggacttttgggcatgaacggacgccaaagatggacggcaaggacggacggcagggacggacggacggcagggacggacggcagggacggacggcagggacggacgccagggacggacggcagggacagacggagggatcaag acttttgggcatggacggacggcagggacggacggcagggacagacagagggatcaagg cgtggacggacggcacggactga
- the LOC144082027 gene encoding uncharacterized protein LOC144082027 isoform X34 — MDLWTLFSPVEVWTLFSLVEFWTLFSPAEFWGRTAGTDGRDGRQGRTAGTGRTAGTARTAGTARTAGTARTAGTARTAGTDGRTARTAGTDGRHGRTALTDGRHGRTEGSRWTAKMDGKDGRQGRTAGTDGGIKTFGHERTAKMDGKDGRQGQTEGSRLEPFFPPWTFGHERTPKMDGKDGRQGRTDGRDGRQGRTAGTDARDGRQGQTEGSRDRQRDQDFWAWTDGTD, encoded by the exons atggatttatggacacttttctccccagtggaggttTGGAcgcttttctccctagtggagttttggacacttttctcccctgcTGAGTTttggggacggacggcagggacggacggcagggacggacggcagggacggacggcagggacgggacggacggcagggacggcacggacggcagggacggcacggacggcagggacggcacggacggcagggacggcacggacggcaggcacggacggacggacggcacggacggcaggcacggacggacggcacggacggacggcactgacggacggacggcacggacggacagagggatcaag atggacggcaaagatggacggcaaggacggacggcagggacggacggcagggacagacggagggatcaag acttttgggcatgaacggacggcaaagatggacggcaaggacggacggcagggacagacggagggatcaag acttgaacctttttttcccccgtggacttttgggcatgaacggacgccaaagatggacggcaaggacggacggcagggacggacggacggcagggacggacggcagggacggacggcagggacggacgccagggacggacggcagggacagacggagggatcaag ggacagacagagggatcaag ACTTTTGGGcgtggacggacggcacggactga
- the LOC144082027 gene encoding uncharacterized protein LOC144082027 isoform X33 has protein sequence MDLWTLFSPVEVWTLFSLVEFWTLFSPAEFWGRTAGTDGRDGRQGRTAGTGRTAGTARTAGTARTAGTARTAGTARTAGTDGRTARTAGTDGRHGRTALTDGRHGRTEGSRWTAKMDGKDGRQGRTAGTDGGIKTFGHERTAKMDGKDGRQGQTEGSRLEPFFPPWTFGHERTPKMDGKDGRQGRTDGRDGRQGRTAGTDARDGRQGQTEGSRDGRQGQTEGSRAWTDGTD, from the exons atggatttatggacacttttctccccagtggaggttTGGAcgcttttctccctagtggagttttggacacttttctcccctgcTGAGTTttggggacggacggcagggacggacggcagggacggacggcagggacggacggcagggacgggacggacggcagggacggcacggacggcagggacggcacggacggcagggacggcacggacggcagggacggcacggacggcaggcacggacggacggacggcacggacggcaggcacggacggacggcacggacggacggcactgacggacggacggcacggacggacagagggatcaag atggacggcaaagatggacggcaaggacggacggcagggacggacggcagggacagacggagggatcaag acttttgggcatgaacggacggcaaagatggacggcaaggacggacggcagggacagacggagggatcaag acttgaacctttttttcccccgtggacttttgggcatgaacggacgccaaagatggacggcaaggacggacggcagggacggacggacggcagggacggacggcagggacggacggcagggacggacgccagggacggacggcagggacagacggagggatcaag ggacggacggcagggacagacagagggatcaagg Gcgtggacggacggcacggactga
- the LOC144082027 gene encoding uncharacterized protein LOC144082027 isoform X32 produces MDLWTLFSPVEVWTLFSLVEFWTLFSPAEFWGRTAGTDGRDGRQGRTAGTGRTAGTARTAGTARTAGTARTAGTARTAGTDGRTARTAGTDGRHGRTALTDGRHGRTEGSRWTAKMDGKDGRQGRTAGTDGGIKTFGHERTAKMDGKDGRQGQTEGSRLEPFFPPWTFGHERTPKMDGKDGRQGRTDGRDGRQGRTAGTDARDGRQGQTEGSRLLGMDGRQGRTAGTDRGIKL; encoded by the exons atggatttatggacacttttctccccagtggaggttTGGAcgcttttctccctagtggagttttggacacttttctcccctgcTGAGTTttggggacggacggcagggacggacggcagggacggacggcagggacggacggcagggacgggacggacggcagggacggcacggacggcagggacggcacggacggcagggacggcacggacggcagggacggcacggacggcaggcacggacggacggacggcacggacggcaggcacggacggacggcacggacggacggcactgacggacggacggcacggacggacagagggatcaag atggacggcaaagatggacggcaaggacggacggcagggacggacggcagggacagacggagggatcaag acttttgggcatgaacggacggcaaagatggacggcaaggacggacggcagggacagacggagggatcaag acttgaacctttttttcccccgtggacttttgggcatgaacggacgccaaagatggacggcaaggacggacggcagggacggacggacggcagggacggacggcagggacggacggcagggacggacgccagggacggacggcagggacagacggagggatcaag acttttgggcatggacggacggcagggacggacggcagggacagacagagggatcaag CTATAA